The following proteins are co-located in the Pedobacter sp. FW305-3-2-15-E-R2A2 genome:
- a CDS encoding porin family protein: MKKLFIIGLGLTLSSMAFQSKAQTSQSAANDQMRFGIKAGANLMNMGKISIGDQSYSTDSKVGFQAGVYADLPLGGGFAFLPEVIYSQKGGKVKETFGNTTSEFDSKVGYLDVPILVGYRPTPELTVFVGPQASFLLSQESSFKVNGEQVGDSFTNKKDYKKSIAGGVVGLGYAITPNINVNGRYTMDFQKTFNDDINQDKLKNKGFALSLGYTF, encoded by the coding sequence ATGAAAAAATTATTCATTATAGGATTGGGTCTGACCTTGAGTAGTATGGCCTTCCAGTCAAAAGCACAAACGTCACAATCTGCCGCAAACGATCAAATGAGATTCGGTATTAAGGCAGGGGCAAATTTAATGAACATGGGAAAGATCTCTATAGGGGATCAGAGTTATTCCACAGATTCTAAAGTTGGATTCCAGGCCGGTGTTTATGCGGATCTGCCTTTAGGTGGTGGTTTTGCTTTCCTTCCGGAGGTGATTTATTCCCAAAAAGGAGGTAAAGTGAAAGAAACTTTTGGAAATACGACCTCTGAATTTGATTCCAAGGTTGGATATCTGGATGTACCAATTTTGGTTGGATACAGACCTACTCCCGAACTAACGGTTTTTGTTGGTCCTCAGGCATCGTTCTTACTTTCCCAGGAATCGTCATTTAAAGTGAATGGCGAACAGGTAGGAGATAGCTTTACCAATAAAAAAGATTATAAAAAATCCATCGCCGGTGGTGTAGTAGGCTTAGGTTATGCCATTACGCCTAACATCAACGTGAATGGAAGATATACAATGGACTTCCAGAAAACATTTAATGACGACATCAATCAGGATAAACTGAAAAATAAAGGCTTTGCCTTGTCATTAGGCTATACTTTTTAA
- a CDS encoding glycoside hydrolase family 3 protein, translating into MRFKHPIALLLLFSGLSSVQAQKKTYLETLASPNQWVDSVFKKLNKRQKIAQMFFVRAHTDMGKVYEDSIGRVIKKEKIGGLVFFQGGPGRQAVLTNQYQSLARVPLLITSDGEWGLGMRLDSTVSYPYQMALGAVQDKELIYKMGLEVAKDYKRIGMHMNLAPDVDVNNNSKNPVINFRSFGENKYNVTAKASAYMKGMQDGGLLVSLKHFPGHGDTDVDSHYDLPKLPFTKARLDSLEIYPFRELIKEGAAGVMIAHMNIPALDNTPNMPSTLSKPIVTGILKEELGFKGIIISDAMGMKGVVKYFKDGEADVMGIIAGNDILELSENSARAIKLVRKAVKSGRISMDRIDESVKKILTAKYWAGLNVKDTINEHQVLAEVNRAESLALLQQLADASMTVLRGKQYLKTLSAEKRTIIISIGTPNITTFQKDLGSYYKNSVFYTLDKDANANSIAKVLREIAGFDQVIVGIHDMRNRPGNGMVLSADLKMFIKDMSDKNAVFALFANPYNISALTGLENSKGLIVAYQKEDFMQRAASSVIKNQFVPTGKLPVTVNAAFKYGDGE; encoded by the coding sequence ATGAGATTTAAGCATCCGATAGCCCTTCTTCTTTTGTTCAGCGGACTGTCGTCAGTTCAGGCACAGAAAAAAACGTACTTAGAAACTCTGGCGAGCCCCAACCAATGGGTAGACTCCGTCTTTAAAAAACTAAATAAGCGTCAGAAGATCGCGCAAATGTTTTTCGTAAGGGCACATACCGATATGGGTAAAGTCTATGAAGATTCCATAGGAAGAGTGATTAAAAAAGAAAAGATTGGCGGACTGGTCTTCTTTCAGGGTGGTCCCGGCAGACAAGCAGTATTGACCAATCAATATCAATCGCTCGCAAGGGTTCCTTTACTCATCACCTCAGATGGGGAATGGGGTTTGGGAATGCGTTTGGATAGTACAGTTTCCTACCCTTACCAGATGGCATTAGGAGCTGTTCAGGATAAAGAACTGATCTATAAGATGGGATTGGAAGTCGCGAAAGACTACAAACGGATAGGGATGCACATGAATCTTGCCCCGGATGTGGACGTCAACAACAATTCAAAAAATCCAGTGATCAATTTCAGGTCATTTGGTGAGAATAAATATAACGTAACCGCCAAAGCATCAGCTTATATGAAGGGAATGCAGGACGGTGGTCTTTTGGTGAGTTTAAAGCATTTTCCGGGCCATGGAGATACCGATGTAGACTCCCATTATGACCTTCCAAAATTGCCCTTTACCAAAGCACGTTTGGATAGCCTTGAGATTTATCCTTTCAGAGAGCTCATTAAAGAAGGTGCCGCGGGGGTCATGATTGCACACATGAATATTCCGGCATTGGACAACACACCCAATATGCCTTCTACCTTATCTAAACCAATTGTCACCGGAATTCTAAAAGAAGAACTGGGCTTTAAAGGCATTATCATTTCCGATGCGATGGGAATGAAAGGTGTAGTAAAATACTTTAAAGATGGCGAAGCCGATGTGATGGGCATCATTGCGGGGAATGATATTTTAGAGCTTTCAGAAAATAGTGCCCGAGCCATTAAGCTGGTTCGTAAAGCCGTAAAATCAGGAAGGATCAGCATGGACCGGATAGATGAGAGCGTAAAGAAGATCCTTACTGCAAAATACTGGGCTGGACTAAATGTAAAAGATACCATCAATGAACATCAGGTTCTTGCTGAAGTCAACAGAGCGGAGAGTTTAGCCTTATTGCAGCAACTGGCAGATGCATCTATGACGGTTTTGAGAGGTAAGCAATACTTAAAAACACTATCTGCAGAAAAAAGAACGATCATTATCAGTATTGGTACTCCTAACATCACGACTTTCCAAAAAGACCTGGGCAGTTATTATAAGAATTCAGTTTTTTATACCCTGGATAAAGATGCCAATGCGAATTCGATTGCAAAAGTGCTAAGGGAGATTGCTGGTTTCGATCAGGTAATTGTGGGGATTCATGACATGAGAAATCGTCCCGGAAACGGAATGGTGCTGAGTGCAGATTTAAAAATGTTCATTAAGGATATGTCTGATAAAAATGCCGTGTTTGCATTGTTTGCCAATCCTTATAACATTAGCGCCTTAACAGGGCTGGAAAATAGTAAAGGGCTGATTGTAGCCTATCAGAAAGAAGATTTTATGCAGCGTGCAGCATCTTCGGTGATTAAAAACCAATTCGTTCCTACCGGGAAATTGCCGGTAACCGTAAATGCGGCCTTTAAATACGGCGACGGGGAATAA
- a CDS encoding thioredoxin family protein, translating into MKRIALILFAFVAISTSGFAQAAKEAVKIYNPSANAQADIDAAVSKAKKEGKHVFIQVGGNWCSWCIAFHNLVDSTPELKAVLNDNYETVLVNYSKENKNEAVLAKLNYPGRFGFPVFLILDGDGKLLHTQNSAYLEEGKGHSVKKVTEFLKNWNVAALKPENNK; encoded by the coding sequence ATGAAAAGAATAGCTTTAATACTTTTTGCCTTTGTGGCCATTTCGACGAGTGGCTTTGCTCAGGCGGCAAAAGAAGCCGTAAAGATTTACAATCCTTCTGCGAATGCCCAGGCAGATATCGACGCTGCTGTATCCAAGGCAAAAAAAGAAGGTAAACATGTATTTATACAGGTAGGCGGCAACTGGTGTTCCTGGTGTATTGCTTTCCATAATCTGGTAGACAGCACTCCCGAACTTAAAGCGGTGCTTAATGACAATTACGAAACGGTATTGGTGAATTACAGTAAAGAGAATAAAAATGAAGCGGTACTGGCAAAATTAAACTACCCGGGACGCTTTGGTTTTCCGGTATTCCTGATCCTTGATGGAGACGGAAAACTATTACACACGCAAAACTCAGCTTATCTTGAAGAAGGTAAGGGACATAGTGTTAAAAAAGTAACTGAATTCCTTAAAAACTGGAATGTTGCAGCACTAAAGCCTGAAAATAATAAATAA
- a CDS encoding UvrD-helicase domain-containing protein, which yields MPQQPLKILQASAGSGKTFSLTAHYLTLLLSGETKYREILAVTFTNKATEEMKTRIMEVLKGFALGQEEVEDYRTLVLKAHPDLNKTLLQEKSERIYKKILHDYSRFSVSTIDGFVQKVIRGFAFELGLDSGYALEMNFEKVKNELADKLDEQMDSNPNLLQWIIDLAMDRISNNISWNYRNELIDLAGEIFKERYQPFDNAIQELIEHNDLNVMFGEYSKSTRQQITLFESDLKEKALQARNLFESANINTDQLKGKSRSPLLSISKIADGDFSKIESIAKLINEPEEWFKAGSDDSLYSSLNPLLDQLYQRYISGLPEYILAQAFNKNLYYLRLMQEMAVLLKTYRQESGNLLISDAQNLLKGITGEDDDNPAFIWEKTGSRYRHFLFDEFQDTSSNQWGNFKPLLKNAMAEANGKLIDHLIVGDVKQSIYRWRNGDWNILHQQAKKDIGESYVTSANLEENYRSTENIILFNNMLFKALPILMQGRLNDTIEEQSANQKLANWWAERGLGHIITDVYAEVAQKLTPKTASGGSIDFSVLKTDADGASLGRTGFKPEALRRMVATLTRLIVEEQRYKAGDACVLVRSNSEAIAVVDALMENNINVISGEALLIENNTAVKILINTLMVMAGLPNNTALYKANCISLYAQLKAEKVQPEQLFNLKIKGLEELSDILPPELCENWKSWMQQPLPELLEKLIRAYGLSRPNHAAHMPYLFALRDLAGNFARQGEKGITSFLTYWEEEGRRKTLPSSENTDAVQVITIHKSKGLAFKVVMVPFCNWEINGKPNSIFWVPTENTPYHQLQSIPLKYNKELGQSAVAIPYYEELLYNNMDALNMLYVATTRTKEYLYITCLGKKTDTISTIGDLMAMTLQEELNEEGAFIVDEPVVKKTISSASKEERPALINLLEYPTSGRLSEVFNNKLKRRELEMLTGTNAGREGSILHEVLALSANAAEVDEVLNTMLNEGVFKAEERPALRKQAINVLEHKDLQALLGTSKETINEKSIIDIRGKMYRPDKVLISGKEVVVIDYKFTLKESDAHIKQVYGYRDLLLAMGYQKVQTYLFYAHSAELKLV from the coding sequence ATGCCGCAACAGCCTCTAAAAATATTACAAGCTTCCGCAGGATCCGGTAAAACATTCAGTCTTACAGCACATTATTTGACCTTGCTCTTGTCTGGAGAAACCAAGTACAGGGAAATTCTTGCCGTAACTTTCACCAATAAGGCGACCGAAGAGATGAAAACCAGGATCATGGAGGTGCTTAAAGGCTTCGCATTAGGGCAGGAAGAGGTAGAAGATTACAGAACTTTAGTCCTAAAAGCACATCCTGATTTAAACAAAACCCTTTTACAGGAAAAATCAGAAAGGATTTATAAAAAAATATTACACGATTACAGCCGTTTTTCTGTCAGCACCATCGATGGATTTGTACAAAAGGTCATCAGGGGTTTTGCCTTTGAACTTGGTTTAGACTCCGGTTATGCACTGGAAATGAACTTTGAAAAAGTAAAAAATGAACTTGCCGATAAACTTGATGAGCAGATGGACAGCAATCCCAACCTGCTCCAGTGGATCATTGACCTGGCCATGGACAGAATCAGCAACAACATCAGCTGGAATTACAGAAATGAGCTGATTGACCTTGCCGGAGAAATATTTAAAGAGCGATACCAGCCTTTCGACAATGCAATTCAGGAGCTCATTGAGCACAATGACTTGAATGTCATGTTTGGGGAGTACAGCAAATCTACCCGGCAGCAGATTACCTTATTTGAAAGTGACCTCAAAGAGAAAGCTTTACAAGCCAGGAACCTATTTGAATCGGCCAATATCAATACTGATCAGCTGAAAGGGAAATCACGCTCCCCATTGCTTTCCATTTCAAAAATTGCAGATGGTGATTTTTCAAAAATTGAAAGTATAGCAAAGCTGATCAATGAGCCGGAGGAATGGTTTAAAGCAGGATCAGACGATTCCTTATATTCCAGCCTCAACCCATTACTCGATCAATTATATCAACGTTATATTTCCGGTTTACCGGAGTATATCCTGGCCCAAGCCTTTAATAAAAACTTATACTACCTGCGTTTGATGCAGGAAATGGCCGTTTTACTGAAAACCTATAGACAGGAAAGTGGAAACCTGCTGATCAGTGATGCTCAGAATCTCCTGAAAGGAATTACAGGTGAGGATGATGATAACCCTGCTTTTATCTGGGAAAAAACAGGAAGCCGGTATCGCCATTTTCTGTTTGATGAATTTCAGGATACCTCCTCCAATCAATGGGGAAACTTCAAACCCCTGTTAAAAAATGCCATGGCGGAGGCCAATGGTAAACTGATCGATCATTTGATCGTAGGTGATGTAAAACAGTCCATCTATCGCTGGCGTAATGGCGATTGGAATATCCTTCACCAACAGGCGAAAAAAGACATTGGCGAAAGTTATGTAACCTCCGCAAACCTCGAAGAAAACTATAGAAGTACGGAAAATATCATTCTGTTTAACAATATGCTCTTTAAGGCGCTGCCGATATTGATGCAAGGGAGGTTGAATGACACCATAGAAGAGCAATCGGCCAATCAAAAACTTGCCAACTGGTGGGCAGAAAGAGGTCTTGGTCATATCATTACAGATGTATATGCGGAAGTCGCTCAAAAGCTCACCCCAAAAACGGCTTCCGGAGGAAGTATCGACTTTTCGGTTTTGAAAACTGATGCAGATGGCGCAAGCCTGGGCAGAACCGGTTTTAAGCCGGAAGCTTTAAGAAGAATGGTGGCTACGCTAACCCGCCTCATCGTAGAAGAACAGCGGTATAAAGCAGGTGATGCCTGCGTATTGGTGCGTTCGAACTCAGAAGCAATCGCCGTAGTGGACGCATTGATGGAGAACAACATCAACGTGATTTCAGGTGAGGCTTTACTGATTGAAAATAATACAGCAGTAAAAATTCTAATCAATACCCTGATGGTAATGGCCGGGCTTCCAAATAATACCGCCTTATATAAGGCCAATTGTATCAGCCTGTATGCACAGCTAAAAGCAGAAAAAGTACAGCCAGAACAATTGTTTAACCTGAAAATTAAAGGACTGGAAGAGCTGTCTGATATTTTACCGCCGGAGCTCTGTGAAAACTGGAAAAGCTGGATGCAGCAACCATTGCCTGAATTGTTAGAAAAGCTGATCCGTGCTTATGGATTAAGCCGGCCAAATCATGCCGCTCATATGCCGTATTTATTCGCTTTGAGGGACCTCGCCGGGAATTTTGCCCGACAGGGAGAAAAAGGAATTACCTCCTTTCTTACTTATTGGGAAGAAGAAGGACGCAGGAAAACACTGCCTTCTTCAGAAAATACAGATGCTGTGCAGGTGATTACCATCCATAAATCTAAAGGACTTGCCTTTAAAGTGGTCATGGTGCCTTTCTGTAACTGGGAAATTAACGGTAAGCCCAACAGCATCTTTTGGGTGCCTACAGAAAATACACCTTACCACCAGTTGCAGAGTATTCCTTTGAAATACAATAAGGAACTGGGACAATCGGCTGTGGCAATTCCTTATTATGAGGAATTATTGTACAACAATATGGATGCGCTAAACATGTTATATGTGGCTACCACGAGGACAAAAGAATATTTGTACATTACCTGTCTTGGCAAAAAAACAGATACCATTAGCACCATTGGCGATCTGATGGCCATGACCTTGCAAGAAGAGTTAAATGAGGAAGGAGCCTTTATCGTGGATGAACCGGTCGTTAAAAAAACAATTTCATCAGCTTCCAAAGAAGAACGCCCAGCATTGATCAACTTGCTGGAATATCCTACCTCGGGGCGCCTCAGCGAGGTGTTCAATAATAAACTCAAGAGGAGAGAGCTGGAAATGCTAACCGGCACCAATGCGGGAAGAGAGGGAAGCATTTTACATGAAGTATTGGCCCTTTCGGCGAATGCAGCAGAAGTGGACGAAGTCCTGAATACCATGCTGAATGAAGGTGTTTTTAAAGCCGAAGA